From a region of the Primulina eburnea isolate SZY01 chromosome 7, ASM2296580v1, whole genome shotgun sequence genome:
- the LOC140837222 gene encoding uncharacterized protein, translating into MNRCSIQRNSFVSSEEMKNATVVCPKPRRLRRTGATVNDPSSTRSLRWHVSYQQEICDVKAGNEPLDIILSKGGGAEQSVTQYAPSPPFFSGSPPSRVSNPLIHDSRFRERAILTSSGHGPSPSSTRKGGFVRANFGSSPTVRVEGFDCLDRDTRNHSIPALA; encoded by the exons ATGAATCGGTGCTCTATCCAGCGCAATAGCTTTGTTTCCTCTGAGGAGATGAAGAATGCCACGGTGGTTTGCCCGAAGCCACGGCGGCTCCGCCGCACCGGAGCCACTGTTAACGACCCTTCCTCCACGAGGTCTCTACGGTGGCATGTCag CTATCAGCAAGAAATTTGTGATGTCAAAGCTGGAAATGAACCGCTGGACATCATCCTGTCAAAG GGTGGTGGCGCAGAACAATCAGTCACACAGTACGCCCCGTCGCCCCCGTTTTTTTCAGGGTCCCCGCCGAGCCGAGTATCTAACCCACTAATTCATGATTCGCGATTCAGGGAACGAGCCATCCTTACCTCATCGGGGCACGGACCATCCCCATCTTCCACTCGGAAAGGTGGATTCGTTCGTGCTAACTTTGGTAGCAGCCCCACTGTTCGTGTCGAGGGATTCGATTGCCTCGACAGGGATACGCGTAATCACAGCATCCCTGCCTTGGCTTGA